Proteins from one Sarcophilus harrisii chromosome 2, mSarHar1.11, whole genome shotgun sequence genomic window:
- the HDDC3 gene encoding guanosine-3',5'-bis(diphosphate) 3'-pyrophosphohydrolase MESH1: protein MSSDVALLLEAADFAARKHRTQRRKDPEETPYINHPIGVARILTHEAGITDIAVLQAALLHDTVEDTNTTLEEVEEHFGAEVRRIVQEVTDNKELPKQERKRLQVENASQSSRAAKLVKLADKLYNLRDLNRRTPKGWSEQRVQEYFEWAAQVVKGLQGTNPQMENALQKLFQQRGLSL from the exons ATGAGCTCGGACGTTGCGCTGCTTCTGGAAGCGGCCGACTTCGCCGCCAGGAAGCACCGCACTCAGCGGCGGAAGGACCCAGAGGAGACCCCATACATCAATCACCCCATCG GTGTGGCTCGTATCCTAACCCACGAGGCGGGAATTACGGACATCGCGGTGCTACAG GCTGCCTTGCTTCACGATACTGTGGAAGATACaaataccaccttggaagaagtGGAAGAACATTTCGGGGCGGAGGTGAGGCGCATAGTGCAAGAAGTGACGGATAACAAGGAGTTGCCCAAGCAGGAGCGAAAAAGACTGCAGGTGGAGAATGCCTCGCAGAGCAGCCGGGCTGCCAAGTTGGTGAAACTGGCAGATAAGCTGTACAACCTTCGGGACTTGAACCGCCGAACTCCCAAAG GATGGTCTGAGCAGAGAGTTCAGGAGTACTTTGAGTGGGCGGCACAAGTGGTAAAAGGCCTTCAGGGCACCAACCCACAGATGGAAAATGCACTGCAGAAACTGTTCCAACAACGAGGACTGTCACTGTGA